The nucleotide window AGAACGCGCTCCGCACGCTTTCGTCGACCGGCAGGCTTTCCGGGACGTTCGGGTGCCGGGCGAGGTAATCGACCGCGAAGTTGAAGAACACGCCGTGCGCCTGGAGACGCTGCACGAACTTCGACGCTTTCTCGTAGCGGACGACGTCGTCGGGCGTGATTCCGCCCGACGCGTACACCGGCCGCCCCGCGTCCGTGTAGAAGACCTTCCCGTTCTTCCGCGCGTCGGCGTCGCGGTTGTCCGCCGCGTCGTCGTCGGGATTGATGTAGTCGTAGAAGTTCGAGTAGTCGCGCTGAATCCAGCGTCCCGACGGCGTGTAGTACTTCGCCGTCGTCAGGGCGAGGCCCGCGCCGTACGGCAGGGGATAGACGCCCTGCACGAGGCCTTTCCCCCACGTCGTGGTCCCGACGATGAGGCCCCGGTCGTGGTCCTGGATCGCCCCCGAGACGATCTCGGAGGCCGACGCCGAGCCGCGGTTGACGAGCAGGACGAGCGGGCCGTCGAAGTGCGGGCCGTTCCCCGGCGCGTAGAAATCCTGGTCCGAGGAGGCGGTTCGCCCGCGGGTGTAGACGACCTTCTCCTTCTTTTTCAGGAAGATGTCCGCGATGTCGACCGCCTGATCGAGGACGCCGCCCGGATTGCCGCGCAGGTCGAAGACCAGCCTCTTCATTCCCTGCTGCTTGAGCCGGTCGATCGCGGAGATCACCTCGCCGCTCGACGTGTGCGTGAATTCCGCGAGATGGATGTAGCCGACGTCCGGCGTCAGCATGAACGCGTAGCGAACCGAATTCGTCGGGATCTCCGCGCGCGTGATCGTCATCTCGATCGGCTCGTTGAAGCCGGCGCGCCGGATCGTGATCGTCACCTGCGTCCCTTTCGGTCCCTTCAGGTGCCGGACGACCTCGTCGGAGGTCCAGTCGTCGATCGGCTCGCCGTTGATCCGGCTGATGATGTCTCCCGCCCGGATTCCCTTCTTCCAGGCCGGCGTTCCCTCGATCGGCGAGATCACGGTGACGTGGCCCTGCCGTTTCTGGATCGAGATGCCGAGCCCGTAGAACGATCCCCGCTGCTTCTCCTCCATCGAGGAGAACTCGTTCGGATCGAGGAAGTTCGTGTGGGGATCGAGGCGAGACAGCATCCCGCGGATCGACGCGTAGACGAGCTTGTCCGGGGCGGTCTTCTCCGCGCTCCAGTCGCCGGCCGCGGTGATCAGCTCCGCGTACTCCGAAAGGGACGGCGTTCCTCCCTCCGGCTCGGCGCTCATCTTTCGGCCGCCGGCGCCTCCGAGCAGCGTCGCTCCGGCGACGATTCCAACGAACAGCAGGATCGTTTTCCGCTTCACCCCGGGACCTCCACCCTCCCAAACGCAGCGGGAGGTCCGTTCATTCTCCCACGCGTTCCCCGTTTCTGGCCAGACGCTTCCTCGATTCTCCGGCCGAATTGACGGCGGCCTCGGCGGGGCACAGAATACGCGCGAAAGGGGTGCTCATGCTCGGCTCCATCGGCATGCCGGAATTGATCCTCATCTTCATCGTCGCGTTGATCGTCTTCGGGCCGAAGAAGCTCCCGGAGATCGGCAAATCGCTCGGAAAAGGGCTCGGAGAGTTCAAGAAGGCCTCCGAGGATTTCAAGCAGAGCATCCAGAGAGAGGTGGACGGGCTGAAGGAGGAAGCGAAGATCGAGCCCCTGGCGCCGCCCGCTCCGCCCGCCATCCCGCCCGCTCCCGCTCCACCGCCGGCCGATTCGGCCGTGAAGCCAGGCTAGCCGGGCGCTTCCAGTTTGAACATCGCGCCGAACCGGGATCGGGAGCCGGGCGAAGAAGAGCTCCCGCGCATGGGGTTCTTCGACCATCTCGAGGAGCTGCGCCGCCGTCTGATCTGGTCGATCCTGGCCGTCGCGATCGCCTTCGTCGGCGCGTGGACGTATTCGCCGACCCTCTTCCACTGGATCGAGCAGCCCATCCTTCCCTACCTCCCGAAGGGGAACCATCTCGCCTTCACGACCATGCCGGAGCCGTTCATCCTGTATTTCCGGGTGGCGCTCTACGGCGGGCTCATCGTCGCGTCCCCGTTCCTCCTCTGGCAGGTCTGGTTGTTCATCGTGCCGGCGCTCTACCGGCGCGAGCGGCGCTATGCCGTTCCGTTCATCGTCGTCACCGCTCTTTTCTTCCTGACGGGGTGCGCGTTCGGCTACTTCGTCGCCTTTCCGCGGGTCTGCCAGTTCCTGGTCGGCATGGGCACTCAGACGGGATTCACGCCGGTCATCACGGTCAACGAATACCTCTCGATGGCGTCGAAAATCATCTTCGGGCTCGGGCTCTGCTTCGAGCTCCCGATCCTCGTCTTCTTCCTCGCTCGGATCGGGCTCGTCACGGAGCGGTTCCTGCTGGCGAAGTTCAAGTACGCGGTCCTCCTGATCTTCGTGATCGCGGCGGTCATCACGCCGACCCCGGACATGATGACGCAGTGCGTCTTCGCGCTTCCGATGATCGCGCTGTATCTGGTGGGAATCCTGATCGCCTGGGTGTTTCGCCGCCGCGCGCCGGCGTAGCCGGGCGTAGCCGGCGCGGCGATACGCGCCGTTATACGGGCCCGTCCGGCCTGGCGTCGGCTAGACGTACGTTCTCAGTACGCCTTCACCGCCGCCCGGCCGGCCGAACCCGTCTTCCAGCACGTCTCCCCGCGCCTCGAGGAGGTCGTCGACGACATTCGGGTCTTCACAATCGATCAGGGCCGGCGCGGCGATACGTGCCGTTATACGGGCCCGTCCGGACTGGCGTCGGCTAGACGTACGTTCTCAGTACGCCTTATGGCCGTGCCAGCCGCTGCATGGCGGCCAGCCGATCCGGATGCCCCAGACAGATCATCGTGTCCCCCTCGTCGACGACGTAGCTCGACTCGGGGTTGAAGATCGACTCGCCGGCCGCCTTGTTGACCGCGACGACGATCACGCCGTGCTCCCGGCGGATGGGACTTTCCGAGAACGGCACGCCGCAGAGGCTCGAACCGGGTAGAACGTGGATCTCCTGCATCTCGAGCTCGACGTTCTGCTTTCCCGTCGCGAGGTGGATGAAATCGACGACGGCCGGCATCAGGAGGTGCTGGACCATCTCCCGCCCGCCGATCTGCGTGGGCGCGATCGTCCGGTCCGCTCCCGCCCGCTTGAGGCGCGCCGAGGCCGTGTCGTCGCTCGTCCGCGCGACGATCCGAATCCCGGGGTTCGATTCGCGCGCCGTCAGCGTGACGTAGAGGTTGTCCGCATCGGACTCGAGCGCCGCGACGAGCCCCTTCGCGCGCTCGATTCCGGCCTGCGCCAGGACGCCCTCGCTCGTCGCGTCGCCGAGGATCACGTCTTCGCCGCGGGCGATCCGTTCGCGGACCGCCTCCTCGCTGCGCTCGATGATCACGAAGGGGACGCCGTGACGGCCGAGCTCCTCCGCGACCGTCCTTCCGACGCGCCCGTGGCCGCAGACGACGTAGTGCCCTTCCATCCGGCCGATGCGGCGTTCCACCTTACGCCTCCAGAAAACCCGCCCCATCTCGCCCTCGAAGACGAAACGGGTCGCGATCGACGCGGCGTAGCCCACCACGCCGACGCCGCAGACGAGGAGGAACGCGTTGAGTTCGCGGCCGGCGCGGGAAAGGGGCGGCATCAAGCCGTGCCCGAGCGGCGTCACCGACAGGAGGGCCGTGTAGAACGCGTCGAACCAGTCGAGCCGCTCGATCGAGCGAAAGAGGATGCCGCCGAGCAGGATCACGGCGCCGAACAGAGTCAGGGCCCGGTAGACGCGCTGCATGGGACATGAAGCTCCAGGGAATCATACCGTGCGGGGCGGAGGGCCCGCGCCCGCCGCCCGCGGGACCGGTCCCGCGGCGTCAGCGATTGGAAATCGTCGCGGTCGACGGGGGCTCGGCGGCGAGCGAGCGAGAGATCGCCTCGACTTGCGCGAAGAAGCGCAGGAAGTTCTCGCCGAGCACGCCCCGCACCTCCTCCTCGGAATGGCCCCGCCGGAGGAGCTCTTCGGTGATCCGGGGAAGCTTCGACACGTCTTCGAGGCCGTCGGGAGGGTCGGGGATTCCGTCGAAGTCGCTGCCGATGCCGGCGGCGCCCGGCCCCGCGATCCGCATCACCCGCTCGATGTGCTCGACGACCTTCTTCCCGTCGGCTCGCGCGGGCGGGACCGCGTCGAAGAGCGCGTTCTCCTCCTTTTCCCGCCGCAGGGGATCAGACGCCCATTTCGCCTCGAGCGCCTCGTACTGCGGCCGCAGGGCTTCGATCCGCGACCGGTAGGCCGCCGCCGCTTCGCCGTCGAGGAACATCGCGCTGACGTTGACCATCACGACGCCGCCTCCCGCGCCGATGCGACGGATCTGGTCGTCGGTCAAGTTGCGCGGGATCGGCGAAAGGGCGCGGCACGAGGAGTGCGACGCGAAGACGGGCGCCCGGGAGGCGGCGAGGACGTCGTCGATCGTCTCGTCGGAGACGTGAGAGACGTCGACCATCATCCCGAGGCGATTCATCTCCCGGACCACCGCGCGGCCGAAATCGGTCAGGCCGCCGTGAACGCGCGTCTTCTCCGGATCGAAGTCGGGCGAGGTGAAGGAGCCGGAGGAATCGGCCCAGTGATTCGTGTTCGTATGCGTGAGGGTCATGTAGCGGACGCCGAGCCGGTGAAAGTCGCGCAGCGCGCCGAGGGAATCCTCGATCGCGTGCCCTCCTTCGATACCCGTGAGGACTGCGATCTTTCCTTCCGCCTTGATCCGCCGGACGTCGGCCGCCGACGCGGCGAAGGCCAGATCCGCGGGGTGCGCGTCGACGACCCGGTGGACGAGGTCGACGAGCTCGAGAGCCTTCTTCGCGGCCCCTCCCGTCTCGGCGTAGACGGCCGGAACGTAGGCGGCGAAGAACACTGCCGAAAGGCCCCCTTCCTTCGCGCGGGGGAGGTCGAAGTGGCGGGTCGCGCCGAGGACGCCGACGTCGGCCCATTTCTCGTCGAGCTCCCACGGCACGTCCTCGTGCGTGTCGACCACGATCGCGGCGCGGTGGAGGCGGGCCCCGCGGAGCGCGACGGCGTCGGGCTCCGCGGCGACGGCCGCCGCCGCGGTCGCCGCCGGGCCTCGTCTCAGCATCGGCGTCTCCTCATCGTCCTTCGGCATCGTTTCTCCTCAGCACCTCTTCGACGAACTCGCGGACCGCTCCGCGTCCGCCGGGGCGCTCGAGCACGAGGTCGACGCGCTCGCGCACCACGCTCGGCGCGTCGCCGGGACAGGCGCAAAAGCCGCAGGCGTCGAAGAGCGGAAAGTCGGGGAGGTCGTCGCCGCAGGCCGCCGCCTCGGCGCTCTCGATCTTCCAGCGGGAGAGATACTCCCGCGCCGCCGCGCCCTTGTCCCGGACCCCCTGCTTGAAAGCGCGGACGCCCAGGTCGCGGGCCCGGACGACCGTCGCCCCGGAGACGCGTCCCGATATCCACGCGACCTTCAGGCCCGCGGCCATGGCCATCTTGATGCCGTGGCCGTCCTTCGTGTCGAAGATCTTGAGCTCACGCCCGCGGTCGTCGATGAAGAGCCGTCCGTCGGTCAACACCCCGTCGACGTCGAAGAAGAGCGCGCGGATCAAAAGAGGCCGACTCCCCAGAGGTCATGCAGGTGCAGGGCGCCGATGAGGCTCCCCGCGCCGTCGACGACGAAGAGCGACGTGATCTTGGCGTCTTCCATCCGCCGGAGCGCCGCCGACGCGAACTCCGCTTCCGCGATCGTCTTGGGCTGCCCGTGCGCGCACTCGCCCGCGGTCTTGACCAGGAGGCCGTCGTCGGCCTGCAGGAGACGGCGGAGATCCCCGTCGGAGATCGCGCCCCGGAGCGTTCCGTCGGCGCCCACGACCGCCGTGATCCCCATCATCTTCGCCGACATCTCGTGGATCGCCTCGCTCATGG belongs to Thermoanaerobaculia bacterium and includes:
- a CDS encoding S41 family peptidase — its product is MKRKTILLFVGIVAGATLLGGAGGRKMSAEPEGGTPSLSEYAELITAAGDWSAEKTAPDKLVYASIRGMLSRLDPHTNFLDPNEFSSMEEKQRGSFYGLGISIQKRQGHVTVISPIEGTPAWKKGIRAGDIISRINGEPIDDWTSDEVVRHLKGPKGTQVTITIRRAGFNEPIEMTITRAEIPTNSVRYAFMLTPDVGYIHLAEFTHTSSGEVISAIDRLKQQGMKRLVFDLRGNPGGVLDQAVDIADIFLKKKEKVVYTRGRTASSDQDFYAPGNGPHFDGPLVLLVNRGSASASEIVSGAIQDHDRGLIVGTTTWGKGLVQGVYPLPYGAGLALTTAKYYTPSGRWIQRDYSNFYDYINPDDDAADNRDADARKNGKVFYTDAGRPVYASGGITPDDVVRYEKASKFVQRLQAHGVFFNFAVDYLARHPNVPESLPVDESVRSAFFRYVQEQGLEDAAAVRKDYEADPSKELIDATIRTEILNSKYGLAEGWK
- a CDS encoding TatA/E family twin arginine-targeting protein translocase; translated protein: MLGSIGMPELILIFIVALIVFGPKKLPEIGKSLGKGLGEFKKASEDFKQSIQREVDGLKEEAKIEPLAPPAPPAIPPAPAPPPADSAVKPG
- the tatC gene encoding twin-arginine translocase subunit TatC, yielding MNIAPNRDREPGEEELPRMGFFDHLEELRRRLIWSILAVAIAFVGAWTYSPTLFHWIEQPILPYLPKGNHLAFTTMPEPFILYFRVALYGGLIVASPFLLWQVWLFIVPALYRRERRYAVPFIVVTALFFLTGCAFGYFVAFPRVCQFLVGMGTQTGFTPVITVNEYLSMASKIIFGLGLCFELPILVFFLARIGLVTERFLLAKFKYAVLLIFVIAAVITPTPDMMTQCVFALPMIALYLVGILIAWVFRRRAPA
- a CDS encoding potassium channel protein; this translates as MQRVYRALTLFGAVILLGGILFRSIERLDWFDAFYTALLSVTPLGHGLMPPLSRAGRELNAFLLVCGVGVVGYAASIATRFVFEGEMGRVFWRRKVERRIGRMEGHYVVCGHGRVGRTVAEELGRHGVPFVIIERSEEAVRERIARGEDVILGDATSEGVLAQAGIERAKGLVAALESDADNLYVTLTARESNPGIRIVARTSDDTASARLKRAGADRTIAPTQIGGREMVQHLLMPAVVDFIHLATGKQNVELEMQEIHVLPGSSLCGVPFSESPIRREHGVIVVAVNKAAGESIFNPESSYVVDEGDTMICLGHPDRLAAMQRLARP
- a CDS encoding dipeptidase; the protein is MPKDDEETPMLRRGPAATAAAAVAAEPDAVALRGARLHRAAIVVDTHEDVPWELDEKWADVGVLGATRHFDLPRAKEGGLSAVFFAAYVPAVYAETGGAAKKALELVDLVHRVVDAHPADLAFAASAADVRRIKAEGKIAVLTGIEGGHAIEDSLGALRDFHRLGVRYMTLTHTNTNHWADSSGSFTSPDFDPEKTRVHGGLTDFGRAVVREMNRLGMMVDVSHVSDETIDDVLAASRAPVFASHSSCRALSPIPRNLTDDQIRRIGAGGGVVMVNVSAMFLDGEAAAAYRSRIEALRPQYEALEAKWASDPLRREKEENALFDAVPPARADGKKVVEHIERVMRIAGPGAAGIGSDFDGIPDPPDGLEDVSKLPRITEELLRRGHSEEEVRGVLGENFLRFFAQVEAISRSLAAEPPSTATISNR
- a CDS encoding HAD-IIIA family hydrolase; this encodes MIRALFFDVDGVLTDGRLFIDDRGRELKIFDTKDGHGIKMAMAAGLKVAWISGRVSGATVVRARDLGVRAFKQGVRDKGAAAREYLSRWKIESAEAAACGDDLPDFPLFDACGFCACPGDAPSVVRERVDLVLERPGGRGAVREFVEEVLRRNDAEGR